One Globicephala melas chromosome 17, mGloMel1.2, whole genome shotgun sequence DNA window includes the following coding sequences:
- the HGH1 gene encoding protein HGH1 homolog, whose product MREDEGVVGGSAGGLASVGSPIVEAGPKAEAAKLLPFLALGARADLQAAAAQHVLALTGSGPGRTLLAGQAALLRALVELAVAPPPAPARDAARALVNLAADPGLHEPLLAAEPGLPARLLGCALDPQWPWAEEAAAVLANLSREPVPCTALMAALAAAEPGESGLERLVLALCTPGYNARAPLHYLGPMLSNLSQRPATRAFLLNHDRCVVQRLLPLTQYPDSSVRRGGVVGTLRNCCFEHRHHEWLLGPEVDILPYLLLPLAGPEDFSEEEMERLPVDLQYLPQDKQRDPDADIRKMLIEAIMLLTATAPGRKQVRDQGAYLILRELHNWEPEPDVRVTCEKLIQVLIGDEPEHGMENLLEVQVPEDIERQLQQQDRQEQSSASGAAAAGAVAPETRAEGAAPT is encoded by the exons ATGCGGGAGGACGAAGGGGTCGTGGGTGGGTCAGCCGGTGGCCTCGCCTCCGTAGGGTCGCCGATAGTGGAGGCCGGCCCGAAGGCGGAGGCGGCGAAGCTGCTGCCTTTCCTGGCGCTCGGGGCGCGGGCTGACCTGCAGGCGGCGGCGGCGCAGCATGTGCTGGCGCTGACCGGCTCGGGGCCCGGCCGCACGCTGCTGGCCGGCCAGGCGGCACTGCTGCGGGCTCTGGTCGAGCTGGCGGTggcccctcctcccgccccgGCCCGAGACGCCGCTCGCGCGCTAGTCAATTTGGCCGCCGACCCTGGTCTGCACGAGCCGCTGCTGGCGGCCGAGCCCGGACTACCTGCCCGCCTGCTGGGCTGCGCTTTGGACCCACAGTGGCCCTGGGCCGAGGAGGCGGCCGCCGTGCTGGCTAACCTCAGCCGCGAGCCGGTGCCATGTACTGCGCTGATGGCGGCGCTGGCGGCCGCTGAGCCCGGGGAGTCGGGCCTGGAGCGGCTGGTGCTCGCGCTGTGCACTCCCGGCTACAACGCCCGCGCGCCCCTGCACTACTTGGGGCCGATGCTCTCCAACCTCAGCCAGCGTCCTGCGACGCGCGCTTTCCTGCTGAATCACGACAG GTGCGTGGTCCAGCGGCTGCTGCCCCTTACCCAATACCCGGACTCCTCGGTGCGCAGGGGCGGGGTGGTGGGGACACTGCGAAACTGCTGCTTCGAGCACC GACACCATGAGTGGTTGCTTGGGCCTGAGGTGGACATTCTCCCCTACTTGCTACTGCCCCTGGCTGGGCCTGAGGACTTCTCCGAGGAGGAGATGGAGC GGCTGCCCGTTGACCTTCAGTACCTGCCACAAGACAAGCAGCGAGACCCTGACGCCGACATCCGCAAGATGCTCATTGAGGCCATCATGCTG CTGACGGCCACGGCACCTGGTCGGAAGCAGGTGAGGGACCAGGGAGCCTACTTGATCCTGCGCGAGCTGCACAACTGGGAGCCAGAGCCCGATGTGCGGGTGACTTGTGAGAAACTCATCCAG GTTCTCATTGGGGATGAGCCAGAGCATGGCATGGAAAACCTGCTGGAGGTGCAAGTACCTGAGGATATTGAGCGACAGCTGCAGCAGCAGGACCGCCAGGAGCAGAGCAGCGCGAGCGGTGCGGCAGCAGCTGGAGCTGTGGCCCCAGAGACGCGCGCAGAGGGAGCTGCACCCACCTGA